The Sediminispirochaeta bajacaliforniensis DSM 16054 genome window below encodes:
- a CDS encoding ABC transporter ATP-binding protein, producing the protein MVDDVLLRITNLEAGYRLRQGMIRAVDGISLDLMKGEFLGIAGESGCGKSTLAYTLMGLLEDNAEITGGEVLFKGENLLTLSRNRAKEIRWVDISMVFQSAMNALNPVLKISEQLTDTVLTHRPGLAQTKVFDMAKKALALVDIPEDRLDAYPHQLSGGMKQRVMIAMAMILEPDLIIMDEPTTALDVVVQRTIIDKISDLQKQFDFSVIFITHDLSLLVEISDKLVIMYSGQIVESGPAEAVYRHPAHPYTRGLMNSFPPLSGPLLEFGGIPGRPPNFLDLPEGCRFYPRCPQRKDICRQLPPELLPLDEDHSARCHLLKEGNV; encoded by the coding sequence ATGGTGGACGATGTACTGCTGAGAATCACGAATCTTGAGGCGGGTTACCGGCTTCGACAGGGAATGATACGGGCCGTCGACGGCATCAGTCTCGATTTGATGAAGGGCGAGTTCCTGGGCATTGCCGGGGAGTCGGGCTGCGGTAAATCAACCCTGGCCTATACCTTGATGGGGCTGCTTGAGGACAATGCCGAAATTACCGGAGGGGAGGTGCTGTTCAAGGGGGAAAATCTCCTTACATTGTCCCGAAACAGGGCCAAGGAGATACGATGGGTCGATATCTCGATGGTATTTCAGTCTGCAATGAACGCCCTGAACCCGGTTCTGAAAATCAGCGAACAGCTTACCGATACGGTTTTGACCCATCGCCCCGGGCTGGCCCAGACCAAGGTCTTCGATATGGCGAAAAAGGCCCTCGCCCTTGTCGATATCCCGGAAGACCGCCTCGATGCATATCCCCATCAGCTTTCCGGCGGCATGAAACAACGGGTCATGATAGCGATGGCCATGATACTGGAACCCGATTTGATCATCATGGATGAGCCCACCACCGCCCTTGATGTGGTGGTTCAGCGGACGATCATCGACAAGATTTCCGATCTCCAGAAGCAGTTTGATTTTTCCGTTATCTTTATAACCCATGACCTTTCGCTTCTGGTTGAGATTTCCGACAAGCTGGTGATCATGTACAGCGGCCAGATCGTTGAAAGCGGTCCTGCGGAAGCGGTATATCGACATCCTGCCCATCCCTATACCAGGGGGCTGATGAATTCCTTTCCGCCCCTCAGCGGTCCCCTGCTCGAGTTCGGGGGAATCCCCGGTAGACCGCCGAATTTTCTCGACCTGCCGGAGGGCTGCCGTTTTTATCCGAGATGCCCGCAGCGAAAAGATATCTGCAGGCAGCTTCCCCCCGAACTTTTGCCGCTGGATGAGGATCATTCGGCCAGGTGTCACCTGCTAAAGGAGGGAAATGTATGA
- a CDS encoding LacI family DNA-binding transcriptional regulator encodes MKVTIKDIARMCGVSVTTVSRVLNNKTESIGKDTVVRIRKKIEELGYRPNSVARSMITGRSHTVGLVVPDVRNPFFSELARGVEDFMNEREYGVFLCNTDSSLDKERQYIDLLKGKFTDGIIFTTQNKNELGQYFGNFIMHDFPVVLIERYIDGMDAVPGIYVDNRGGAEKLCDFIIGKGHRGIACIAGPFLTTNARLRLEGYKDSLRKHGIAVDDRLIIESNYRYSGGYRAMRELLEQQKGRFTAVFACNDMMAYGAYKALEEEGLPVPEAMSLAGFDNIKFPEVLRPRITSVDLPAYEMGGKAAEMLCAIMKKQKLSELRYEYDLEVIDKGSVAEPL; translated from the coding sequence ATGAAGGTAACCATAAAGGATATTGCCAGAATGTGCGGCGTATCGGTAACAACAGTGTCCCGTGTGCTGAACAACAAAACAGAATCAATCGGTAAAGACACGGTTGTGCGGATACGAAAGAAGATTGAGGAACTGGGGTATCGGCCCAATTCCGTGGCGCGCAGCATGATCACCGGCCGGTCTCATACCGTGGGACTGGTTGTCCCCGATGTTCGCAACCCCTTTTTTTCGGAATTGGCCCGTGGTGTGGAAGATTTCATGAATGAGCGGGAGTATGGTGTCTTTCTGTGCAATACCGACAGCTCTCTTGATAAGGAGCGGCAGTACATCGATTTGCTGAAGGGCAAATTCACCGACGGCATCATCTTCACGACCCAAAATAAGAATGAACTGGGTCAGTACTTCGGTAACTTCATCATGCACGATTTTCCCGTCGTCCTGATCGAACGTTATATCGACGGCATGGACGCTGTTCCGGGGATCTACGTCGACAACCGGGGCGGGGCCGAAAAGTTGTGTGATTTTATCATTGGAAAGGGCCACCGTGGCATTGCCTGCATTGCCGGCCCCTTCCTGACAACCAATGCACGCTTGCGTCTGGAGGGGTATAAGGATTCACTTCGCAAACATGGGATCGCTGTCGACGACCGTCTCATCATCGAGAGCAACTACCGCTATAGCGGCGGCTATCGGGCCATGAGGGAGCTGCTCGAACAACAAAAGGGGCGCTTCACTGCGGTTTTCGCCTGCAACGATATGATGGCCTACGGCGCTTACAAGGCGCTGGAGGAGGAGGGGCTTCCTGTTCCCGAGGCGATGTCGCTGGCAGGCTTCGACAACATCAAATTTCCGGAGGTTCTACGTCCCCGTATTACCAGTGTGGATCTACCTGCTTACGAGATGGGAGGAAAGGCTGCGGAGATGCTTTGTGCGATCATGAAAAAGCAGAAGCTCAGCGAGCTTCGCTATGAGTACGATCTCGAGGTGATCGATAAGGGCAGTGTCGCCGAACCGCTGTAA
- a CDS encoding ABC transporter permease — MIKDMLKLFIENRKALAGVIILGLFILMALLAPLLAPYGPKQDSDDLGRFPLMAAPCDAHPLGTTNAGYDILSQLIYGSRVTLTVGILTGLLTSFISLSVGLFSGYLKGAADDVISFITNIFLVIPSLPLVIVVASYVPMRGVVPIIVVLALTGWAWGARVVRAQVMSVGEREFVKVAEVMGENSLVIVFREILPNIISLVMAIFFTSTIAAIIGEATLEFIGLGNVSTVTWGTMLFWAQNNAALLMNAWWWFLPPGLGIGLLGTSFALMNFAIDEISNPKIRKR; from the coding sequence GTGATCAAGGACATGCTGAAACTTTTCATAGAGAACAGAAAGGCCCTTGCCGGAGTCATTATTCTCGGGCTCTTCATCCTTATGGCGCTCCTGGCGCCACTTCTGGCACCCTACGGCCCCAAGCAGGATAGTGACGATCTGGGAAGGTTTCCCCTGATGGCGGCGCCTTGCGATGCGCATCCCCTGGGTACCACCAATGCCGGTTATGATATCCTCTCACAGCTTATCTATGGCTCCAGGGTCACGCTGACCGTCGGCATTCTAACGGGGCTTCTGACAAGTTTTATCTCCCTTTCGGTGGGACTTTTCAGCGGCTATCTCAAGGGGGCTGCCGATGACGTTATTTCCTTTATCACGAATATTTTTCTTGTCATCCCCAGCCTTCCGCTGGTGATCGTGGTTGCCTCGTATGTTCCCATGCGGGGAGTCGTGCCCATTATTGTGGTCCTTGCCCTTACCGGGTGGGCCTGGGGCGCCCGCGTCGTCAGGGCCCAGGTGATGTCGGTCGGTGAGCGGGAGTTTGTGAAGGTAGCGGAGGTGATGGGAGAGAACTCCCTTGTTATTGTCTTTCGGGAGATACTTCCCAACATCATCTCGCTTGTCATGGCCATTTTCTTTACGTCGACGATCGCGGCCATCATCGGAGAGGCCACCCTCGAGTTTATCGGCCTGGGGAATGTCTCGACGGTAACCTGGGGAACCATGCTCTTCTGGGCCCAGAACAACGCCGCACTTTTGATGAACGCCTGGTGGTGGTTTCTTCCTCCGGGGCTCGGAATCGGTTTGCTCGGGACCTCTTTTGCGCTGATGAACTTTGCAATCGATGAAATCTCGAATCCGAAAATCAGAAAGAGGTGA
- a CDS encoding M20 metallopeptidase family protein encodes MDFLAGAGGLREEIVGYRRYIHRHPELGMETAGTADFVQASLEKMGIRCFRPIPNSVCGILEGDGEKTVALRADMDALPIEEQTGLDFSSAVPGRMHACGHDAHTAIALGSALLLSRHRELVTGNVKFIFQPAEETSGGALPMIRAGVLRNPEVSAIFGLHCNTGRKAGEIALTYGQAYAASETFDIEIIGKMSHGAAPQGGIDAVLVAAQVITALHHIVSREIDPVHPAVLTLGTIAGGQARNILAERIRLEGICRATDPEVLHRLRQKVIRTAEGVASGLGAKALVSFESGYTALINNDAMTDLVRRSAEKLLGRHAIHINKEPNMGVEDMAYFLKEIPGCFFFLGVANEEKGITAQLHNGAFTIDEEALIIGTAIQCENIVSFLSNRTL; translated from the coding sequence ATGGATTTTTTGGCCGGGGCTGGGGGGCTGCGGGAGGAAATTGTCGGCTATCGAAGATATATCCATCGCCATCCCGAGCTCGGTATGGAGACCGCCGGGACCGCTGATTTCGTGCAGGCATCTCTGGAAAAGATGGGAATACGCTGCTTTCGGCCGATTCCAAATTCGGTCTGCGGGATACTTGAGGGAGACGGAGAAAAGACCGTCGCCCTCAGGGCGGATATGGATGCCCTGCCCATCGAGGAGCAGACCGGGCTCGATTTCTCATCCGCCGTTCCCGGCCGAATGCATGCCTGCGGCCATGATGCCCACACCGCAATAGCCCTGGGCTCTGCCCTTCTGCTGTCCCGTCACCGGGAACTGGTGACGGGAAACGTCAAATTCATCTTTCAGCCCGCGGAAGAAACCTCGGGAGGAGCCCTGCCCATGATCAGGGCCGGAGTCTTACGGAATCCCGAGGTTTCCGCAATATTCGGCCTGCACTGCAATACGGGAAGGAAAGCGGGAGAGATCGCCCTTACCTATGGGCAGGCGTACGCCGCATCTGAGACCTTCGATATTGAGATCATCGGCAAGATGAGCCACGGTGCGGCTCCCCAGGGTGGCATCGATGCCGTTCTTGTCGCCGCCCAGGTGATCACCGCCCTTCATCACATTGTTTCGAGGGAGATTGATCCCGTTCACCCTGCGGTGCTCACCCTGGGTACCATAGCCGGCGGCCAGGCCCGCAATATTCTGGCGGAGCGGATCCGCCTTGAAGGTATCTGCAGGGCGACCGATCCCGAGGTCCTGCATCGTCTTCGGCAGAAGGTGATACGAACGGCCGAGGGTGTGGCCTCGGGACTTGGTGCGAAGGCGCTGGTTAGCTTCGAATCGGGGTATACGGCGCTTATCAACAACGATGCCATGACGGATCTTGTAAGGCGGTCGGCGGAAAAGCTTCTGGGAAGGCATGCGATACATATCAACAAAGAGCCCAATATGGGGGTCGAGGATATGGCCTATTTCTTGAAGGAGATCCCCGGCTGTTTCTTTTTTCTCGGGGTCGCCAATGAAGAGAAGGGGATTACCGCGCAGCTTCATAACGGTGCTTTCACCATCGATGAAGAGGCCCTGATCATCGGCACAGCCATTCAGTGCGAGAACATCGTCTCTTTTCTTTCAAATAGAACTCTTTAA
- a CDS encoding glycoside hydrolase family 3 N-terminal domain-containing protein, with protein MDFNEMIGNIFMLGLPSSVLDDVGKDVLAAVRPGSVILFSRNVVDREQVARFIEEITNFLGYKPLIAIDQEGGIVTRLKKGFTVSPGAMALAATGDPHSAYLAGKVLGQEMKAVGIDWNLAPVVDINNNPLNPAIGIRSFSGNADVVITYASQFAAGLEKSGVLTCLKHFPGNGRVHVDPHLDMPSLDISREALFRNEMLPFLSIPAPSWMPTHIYVPALQSRREAVTVSREVLTGLVRDKLKYKGLLVSDDLNMGGVANFHRADDLAVETLAAGMDMISFCDNPEKQLMAASAVAGKVANDEVFAERVRQASARVKTMFSLRDKAEGSRSPLVDFKANRRKMDFISLKSVRLVKNEEEAVPLCSVDHVFTMRSSRLVLIEEGSEGIPAVASRAAEELSCPLSIYERTITDAEAAVLKRQAEGTSNLIFTENAHLEPSLVRFIEDLARISDRLVLVALRNPYDTDIAGVKNGIASYGYTAAQQEGVMRLLLPGAFEEGCV; from the coding sequence ATGGATTTCAACGAAATGATCGGGAATATTTTTATGCTGGGCCTGCCTTCTTCAGTGCTTGACGATGTGGGAAAGGATGTTCTTGCAGCCGTCAGACCCGGATCGGTCATTTTATTTTCCAGAAATGTGGTGGACAGGGAGCAGGTGGCCCGGTTTATCGAAGAGATAACGAATTTTCTCGGATACAAACCGCTCATTGCAATCGATCAGGAAGGTGGCATTGTCACAAGGCTGAAAAAGGGATTTACCGTTTCTCCCGGCGCCATGGCTCTGGCTGCAACCGGCGATCCCCATAGTGCATACCTGGCGGGAAAAGTGCTCGGCCAGGAAATGAAGGCCGTTGGCATCGATTGGAATCTCGCCCCCGTTGTCGATATCAATAACAATCCGCTTAATCCTGCCATCGGGATTCGCAGTTTTTCCGGGAATGCAGATGTTGTCATCACCTATGCATCACAGTTTGCCGCAGGCCTTGAAAAAAGCGGTGTCCTGACCTGTCTGAAGCATTTTCCGGGCAACGGCCGGGTTCATGTTGATCCCCACCTGGATATGCCCTCTCTTGATATTTCCCGGGAAGCGCTGTTCCGTAATGAGATGCTTCCCTTTCTTTCTATTCCCGCTCCTTCCTGGATGCCTACCCACATCTATGTGCCCGCATTGCAGAGCCGCAGGGAGGCCGTTACCGTTTCAAGGGAGGTCCTGACCGGGCTGGTCAGAGACAAGCTGAAATACAAGGGACTTCTTGTTTCTGATGATCTGAACATGGGCGGCGTGGCAAATTTTCACCGGGCCGATGATCTTGCGGTCGAGACCTTGGCAGCGGGTATGGACATGATTTCGTTCTGTGACAATCCGGAAAAGCAGCTGATGGCAGCCTCTGCCGTTGCCGGGAAAGTCGCCAACGACGAAGTCTTTGCAGAGCGGGTAAGGCAGGCCTCGGCGAGGGTGAAAACGATGTTTTCGCTTCGTGACAAGGCGGAGGGTTCTCGCTCTCCCCTGGTTGATTTTAAGGCGAACAGGCGAAAGATGGATTTCATTTCCCTGAAATCGGTGCGACTGGTAAAAAATGAAGAAGAGGCTGTTCCCCTTTGTTCCGTGGATCATGTATTCACCATGAGAAGCAGCCGGCTTGTTCTCATTGAAGAGGGCAGTGAAGGAATTCCTGCGGTTGCGTCCCGTGCCGCCGAAGAGCTTTCCTGTCCCCTTTCCATATACGAAAGAACCATCACCGATGCAGAAGCGGCGGTTTTAAAGCGACAGGCTGAGGGAACGTCCAATCTTATCTTTACTGAAAATGCCCATCTCGAACCGTCTCTGGTGCGGTTCATCGAAGATCTTGCACGGATATCCGACAGGCTTGTACTTGTCGCTTTGCGAAATCCATACGACACGGATATTGCGGGAGTAAAAAATGGGATTGCTTCGTATGGCTACACTGCGGCTCAGCAGGAAGGGGTGATGAGGCTCCTTTTACCGGGAGCATTCGAGGAAGGTTGCGTATGA
- a CDS encoding MurR/RpiR family transcriptional regulator, giving the protein MNGCLLKVKEAFDDLKPSEKKVASYILSFPEESVGLSVGELAQRCNTSNAAIIRFCKTLRFDGYRDFAIQMASDISSQRVEEDSYTDIQVGDDLETIIKNVSYNNKKSITDTLLVLDIEELKKAIAVLHSSKRIDFYGVGASGLIAQDAQQKFMRINRYSMAYTDTHLQATAAANLSAEDTAVFISYSGETRDIVETMEIAKKTKAKTISITKFGNNTLNSKADIKLFTASSETSMRSGASGSRIAQLNVIDILFSGLGSIEYSEIKKYLDRTRKVRAIKKFRD; this is encoded by the coding sequence ATGAACGGATGTCTTCTGAAGGTGAAAGAGGCCTTTGACGATTTGAAACCTTCGGAAAAGAAGGTTGCCAGTTATATTTTGAGTTTTCCGGAAGAATCGGTAGGGCTCTCCGTGGGAGAACTTGCACAGCGCTGCAATACCAGCAATGCCGCGATCATCCGTTTTTGCAAAACCCTTCGCTTTGACGGGTACCGTGACTTTGCCATTCAGATGGCTTCCGATATCTCTTCTCAGAGGGTCGAGGAAGATAGTTATACCGATATTCAGGTTGGCGATGATCTTGAAACGATCATAAAAAATGTATCGTACAACAACAAGAAATCCATTACCGATACCCTTCTTGTTCTTGATATCGAGGAGCTGAAAAAGGCCATTGCGGTGTTGCATTCATCCAAGCGTATCGACTTTTACGGCGTAGGGGCCTCGGGGCTTATCGCTCAGGATGCCCAGCAGAAATTTATGCGCATCAACAGGTATTCGATGGCCTACACCGATACCCATCTCCAGGCCACGGCGGCTGCCAACCTTTCGGCGGAGGATACGGCTGTCTTTATATCCTATTCCGGAGAGACCAGGGACATCGTCGAAACCATGGAAATTGCGAAAAAGACAAAGGCCAAGACCATTTCCATTACAAAGTTCGGGAACAATACCCTGAACAGCAAGGCCGACATCAAGCTTTTTACGGCTTCTTCCGAGACGAGCATGCGAAGCGGAGCCAGCGGTTCAAGGATAGCCCAGCTTAATGTGATAGACATCCTCTTTTCCGGTCTTGGAAGCATCGAGTATTCCGAGATCAAGAAATATCTTGACCGGACCAGAAAGGTTCGGGCCATAAAAAAATTCCGGGACTGA
- a CDS encoding ABC transporter ATP-binding protein — MSETILELRNVTKHFPVRGLGQKRFVHAMDDVTFSLNRGEILSVVGESGSGKTTTAKVITRIYESDAGSVMFQGKPVDGKLKHDRLLEYRSQVQMIFQDPFGALNPTHTIGSIMERPFVIHKLSGRKELEARIKDVLVQVGMDPPEQYMRKFPHELSGGQRQRINIARAIAVDPLLLIADEPTSMLDVSIKMIIMNMIKRFRDEKEISYLYITHDLAGARYIADRIVVMYAGMVMETGPAEGVISDAHHPYTRLLKSAAPQPEANFSRARLTTKGDIPSLIDPPSGCRFHPRCPIARSECSEHVPEIREVSAGHFSRCPFSS, encoded by the coding sequence ATGAGCGAAACGATACTCGAACTGCGAAACGTAACAAAGCATTTTCCCGTACGGGGCCTTGGTCAGAAGCGCTTTGTCCATGCCATGGACGATGTCACTTTTTCTCTCAACCGCGGTGAGATCCTTTCGGTAGTCGGCGAGTCAGGGAGCGGAAAGACAACCACCGCCAAGGTGATCACGCGCATATACGAAAGTGATGCCGGATCTGTCATGTTTCAGGGAAAGCCCGTCGACGGCAAGCTGAAACACGATCGGCTGCTCGAATATCGGTCGCAGGTCCAGATGATATTTCAGGACCCCTTCGGAGCGCTCAATCCGACCCACACCATTGGTTCCATCATGGAGCGGCCCTTTGTCATTCACAAACTTTCAGGACGAAAAGAGCTCGAAGCGCGTATCAAGGATGTGCTGGTCCAGGTGGGCATGGATCCTCCCGAGCAGTATATGCGGAAATTTCCCCACGAACTTTCCGGCGGCCAGCGGCAGCGCATCAATATTGCCAGGGCAATTGCGGTAGATCCGCTTCTGTTGATTGCCGATGAACCGACTTCGATGCTTGATGTATCCATCAAGATGATCATCATGAACATGATCAAGCGCTTCAGGGACGAGAAGGAGATTTCCTATCTTTACATTACCCACGACCTTGCCGGAGCGCGTTATATCGCCGATCGTATCGTGGTCATGTACGCCGGCATGGTCATGGAAACGGGTCCCGCCGAGGGGGTGATAAGCGATGCCCATCATCCCTATACAAGGCTTCTGAAATCTGCCGCTCCCCAGCCCGAAGCGAATTTCAGCAGGGCAAGGCTGACCACAAAGGGTGATATCCCCAGCCTCATCGATCCGCCTTCGGGCTGCCGCTTCCATCCCCGTTGTCCCATCGCCAGGTCCGAATGTTCGGAGCATGTTCCCGAGATCCGGGAGGTTTCCGCCGGACACTTTTCCCGCTGCCCTTTTTCTTCCTAA
- a CDS encoding ABC transporter permease, with protein sequence MKYFLRKLFWFIFALYIAVTINFILPRLMPGDPVSVLVNRLQGVDENSMDAIRAAFGVDTEKSIVTQYFEYLGNILRGDLGISTSNYPHKVWDVVATALPWTIGLMGIATLFSFLIGTVIGIVIAWKRETKLANGVLGVFLFIRSFPYFWFGLILVYFFAFHRQLFPLGGAFAIGVTRADGWAFVRSVIYHGILPGLTIAISSMGYWMLTIRNNMINVLAEDYIVVAKAKGLPLARIRNRYAARNAILPSVSGFAMALGFVISGSLLTEMVFSYPGIGFMLYQAVQQQDYPLIQAIFLFIAVSVMVANFLSDLVIMFLDPRVRDGGKQ encoded by the coding sequence ATGAAATATTTTTTACGCAAATTGTTCTGGTTTATTTTCGCACTCTATATTGCGGTTACGATAAATTTTATTCTGCCGCGACTGATGCCGGGAGATCCCGTTTCCGTTCTCGTAAACCGCCTTCAGGGGGTTGATGAAAACTCGATGGATGCAATTCGTGCTGCTTTCGGCGTGGATACCGAAAAAAGCATCGTTACCCAGTACTTCGAGTATCTCGGGAATATTCTCCGGGGAGATTTGGGCATCTCCACAAGCAATTATCCTCATAAGGTCTGGGATGTGGTTGCGACGGCTCTTCCGTGGACCATCGGCCTCATGGGTATTGCAACCCTTTTCAGTTTTCTTATCGGGACGGTGATCGGTATTGTCATTGCCTGGAAACGGGAAACGAAACTGGCAAACGGTGTGCTCGGCGTCTTTCTGTTTATCCGTTCCTTTCCCTATTTCTGGTTCGGGCTGATATTGGTCTATTTTTTTGCCTTCCACCGCCAGCTCTTTCCCCTCGGCGGGGCCTTTGCCATAGGGGTGACCAGGGCCGACGGCTGGGCCTTTGTTCGATCGGTGATCTATCACGGCATACTTCCTGGCCTGACCATTGCCATAAGCTCGATGGGGTATTGGATGCTTACCATCCGTAACAACATGATCAACGTTCTTGCAGAGGATTACATTGTCGTGGCCAAGGCCAAGGGGCTGCCGCTTGCAAGAATCCGGAACAGGTATGCGGCACGAAATGCCATCCTGCCTTCTGTTTCCGGCTTTGCCATGGCCCTTGGCTTTGTCATCAGCGGAAGTCTCCTGACCGAGATGGTGTTTTCCTACCCCGGGATCGGCTTTATGTTGTACCAGGCGGTTCAGCAGCAGGATTATCCTCTTATTCAGGCAATTTTTCTCTTTATCGCGGTCTCCGTCATGGTTGCCAACTTTCTGTCCGACCTGGTGATCATGTTTCTGGACCCGAGGGTCAGGGATGGAGGCAAACAGTGA
- a CDS encoding ABC transporter substrate-binding protein codes for MKKKISTGRLILSMFLLLAISFFGACSQKKPSDGGAAAAAVESDAKGSVRRGGTVNVTSTKQGVLIKNFNPFSPNALQSTFGCFYETLIFANEYSGEVSPWLAERYSWSEDLKTLEFHLRKDVKWNDGKAFDADDVIFTLELAKGDKALDKAGIWNQGLIDVKKIDAYTVDFTFEEVNTTVLPQMASLYIIPEHVWASVDNPSEWTGNENPVGTGPFVFDEGSFTEQSYRLKSNPLYWQLGEDGRPLPYIDGVQYVGATGNAQAQMKIISGEVDWGAYFLANIDETYVKRDPDHNHYWLPEGNIVYLNLNNGKEPFSNRNVRRALAMAIDQKEITTIMNSGAVPAGQAGVKTGYLSWVPEDAESFRLAFDPDAAVKLLESEGYAKNTKGIMEKDGKALSFELYVPTGWTDWITAVETVSNQLKKIGIDARVNQASWPSSFLDNITTGNYDISIDYVNSGFSPYYQYNNILPSRHWAPIGENATGHSQVRYRNEKLDQAFSAYRRTADKEEQLGYMHTILSAVMEDTPLVPLFFNPTWYEYSTRNFTGWPNGDDPYTVPKTAGMDKMPVFLNLHPKK; via the coding sequence ATGAAAAAAAAGATTTCTACTGGACGCTTGATATTGTCGATGTTTCTTCTGCTGGCGATATCGTTTTTCGGCGCTTGTTCTCAGAAAAAGCCGTCTGACGGAGGGGCTGCGGCGGCCGCAGTTGAAAGCGATGCAAAGGGCTCTGTCAGACGGGGCGGGACCGTAAACGTGACCTCGACGAAGCAGGGTGTTCTGATCAAGAATTTCAACCCCTTTTCTCCGAACGCATTACAGTCGACCTTCGGATGTTTCTATGAAACCCTTATTTTTGCCAATGAATATTCGGGAGAGGTAAGTCCCTGGCTTGCTGAGCGTTACTCCTGGTCGGAAGATCTCAAGACCCTTGAGTTCCATCTTCGCAAAGATGTGAAATGGAACGACGGCAAAGCTTTTGATGCCGACGATGTGATCTTTACCCTGGAGCTGGCAAAAGGCGACAAGGCCCTGGACAAGGCCGGAATCTGGAACCAGGGGCTGATCGACGTAAAGAAGATCGATGCCTATACGGTTGATTTTACCTTTGAGGAGGTAAATACCACCGTGCTTCCCCAGATGGCCAGTCTGTACATCATACCCGAGCATGTATGGGCCTCCGTCGATAATCCCTCGGAATGGACAGGAAATGAAAACCCCGTGGGAACCGGTCCCTTTGTCTTTGACGAGGGCTCTTTTACCGAGCAGTCGTACCGCCTCAAGAGTAATCCCCTGTACTGGCAGCTGGGAGAGGATGGAAGGCCTTTGCCCTATATCGACGGTGTTCAGTATGTGGGGGCGACCGGAAATGCCCAGGCCCAGATGAAGATCATCTCCGGCGAGGTCGACTGGGGAGCGTACTTTCTTGCAAATATCGACGAGACCTATGTAAAGCGGGATCCCGATCACAATCATTACTGGCTGCCCGAGGGAAACATCGTCTACCTCAACCTCAACAACGGCAAAGAGCCGTTCTCCAACAGAAATGTCCGGCGTGCCCTTGCCATGGCCATCGACCAGAAAGAGATAACAACCATCATGAACTCCGGTGCGGTTCCTGCGGGGCAGGCCGGTGTAAAGACCGGATATCTATCCTGGGTGCCCGAAGATGCCGAATCCTTTCGGCTTGCCTTCGATCCCGATGCTGCGGTGAAGTTGCTTGAAAGCGAGGGCTATGCAAAGAATACCAAGGGCATCATGGAAAAGGACGGAAAAGCGCTTTCCTTTGAACTTTATGTTCCGACGGGATGGACCGACTGGATCACCGCGGTTGAAACCGTGAGCAATCAGCTGAAGAAGATCGGTATCGATGCCCGGGTAAACCAGGCTTCATGGCCTTCTTCCTTTCTTGATAATATCACGACGGGAAATTACGATATCTCCATTGATTACGTAAATTCGGGCTTCTCTCCCTACTACCAGTACAATAATATTCTGCCTTCCCGGCACTGGGCTCCCATCGGTGAGAATGCAACGGGTCATTCCCAGGTTCGGTACAGGAACGAGAAACTTGATCAGGCCTTTTCGGCCTACCGCAGGACGGCGGACAAAGAAGAACAGCTTGGTTACATGCATACCATTCTCTCCGCCGTCATGGAAGACACTCCCCTTGTTCCCCTTTTCTTTAATCCGACCTGGTACGAATACTCCACCAGGAACTTTACGGGATGGCCGAACGGTGATGACCCCTATACCGTCCCCAAGACTGCAGGTATGGACAAGATGCCTGTGTTTCTCAACCTTCATCCGAAGAAATAG